In a genomic window of Chthonomonadales bacterium:
- a CDS encoding MFS transporter, with protein MPDRPASERPSRGAFAILRQRDFRLFWVGACVSFIGSWVQIIAMGLFVYRETGSKEALGTIALAGGLPTTALLLFGGVVADRANKRALVMTTQTLFAATAFALAALTWSGQIRLWHLIALAFVNGAVFAVDGPARQAMVRDLVGDADLAAGVALQSAAFNVARVIGPAVGGIMYASLGPGWCFFTNGVSFAAILIAVRMIRTDIEKRGDVDGSAWAGFLTGIRELRRNQSMRQVVMLTAVTSMFAFSAYSTLMPAFAKDLLGIPDTDARYGVLFSAIGAGSLIGVLLVGRHAEAGRRGALMLFGAAVFGAGLIAVAHTHRFALALPLFVVVGGSAVSQLATANTLTQTLAPEALRGRAVAVHMFAMAGLQPFGAFLAGVMAQRFGVTLTLTLGAATLLVSVAGMALFRRETFRLP; from the coding sequence CGCCATCCTGCGCCAGCGCGACTTTCGCCTGTTCTGGGTGGGAGCCTGCGTCTCGTTCATCGGGAGCTGGGTGCAGATCATCGCGATGGGGCTCTTCGTCTACCGCGAGACCGGCTCCAAGGAGGCCCTCGGCACCATCGCGCTTGCCGGCGGCCTGCCGACGACCGCCCTTCTGCTGTTTGGCGGCGTGGTGGCGGACCGCGCCAACAAGCGCGCCCTCGTGATGACCACGCAGACGCTCTTCGCCGCCACGGCGTTCGCACTCGCTGCCCTCACCTGGTCGGGCCAGATCCGGCTCTGGCACCTGATCGCGCTTGCCTTCGTCAACGGCGCAGTGTTCGCGGTGGACGGGCCGGCCCGCCAGGCGATGGTGCGCGACCTGGTGGGCGACGCGGACCTGGCGGCGGGGGTGGCCCTGCAGTCGGCGGCATTCAACGTGGCGCGCGTCATCGGGCCGGCCGTTGGCGGCATCATGTACGCATCGCTCGGTCCGGGCTGGTGCTTCTTCACGAACGGCGTCAGCTTCGCCGCCATCCTGATCGCGGTGCGGATGATACGCACCGACATCGAGAAGCGAGGCGACGTCGACGGGTCCGCGTGGGCCGGCTTTCTTACGGGCATTCGGGAACTGCGGCGGAACCAGAGCATGCGCCAGGTGGTCATGCTTACAGCGGTAACGAGCATGTTCGCCTTCTCGGCGTACAGCACGCTGATGCCCGCGTTCGCCAAGGACCTGCTCGGCATTCCCGACACCGACGCGCGCTACGGCGTCCTGTTCTCGGCGATCGGGGCCGGGTCGCTGATTGGCGTTCTGCTGGTGGGTCGCCACGCCGAGGCCGGGCGGCGCGGCGCGCTCATGCTCTTCGGCGCCGCCGTGTTTGGCGCCGGCCTCATCGCCGTGGCGCACACACACCGGTTCGCGCTGGCCCTGCCGCTGTTCGTGGTGGTCGGCGGCTCGGCCGTGTCGCAACTCGCCACCGCGAACACGCTGACGCAGACGCTGGCGCCCGAGGCGCTGCGCGGCCGCGCGGTTGCCGTACACATGTTCGCCATGGCCGGCCTGCAGCCGTTCGGCGCGTTCCTGGCCGGCGTGATGGCGCAGCGCTTCGGCGTGACGCTGACGCTCACGCTCGGCGCGGCCACGCTCCTGGTAAGCGTGGCCGGCATGGCGCTGTTTCGGCGAGAGACGTTCCGCCTGCCATAG
- a CDS encoding metal-dependent hydrolase, with the protein MGLNQGVAITWLGHSTFLLRTASGKRILLEGWVDTNPKCPERLKGLAECDVMVLSHGHSDHAGDAVAIARRTGARVVAIYELASLLEARGVRSTVPMNIGGRVDVDGIGVTLVRAFHSSSMADGDRPIYAGEAAGYVVRLENGLAIYHAGDTTLYGDMALIGELHHPALALVPIGDTFTMGPEEAARAVRLVGAQHAIPMHYGTFPALTGTPERFRAALAETPAVRVHVMEPGETLE; encoded by the coding sequence ATGGGACTGAATCAGGGGGTGGCGATCACGTGGCTCGGACACTCCACGTTCCTGCTTCGCACAGCATCCGGAAAGCGCATCTTGCTGGAGGGTTGGGTCGACACCAACCCGAAGTGCCCGGAGCGGCTGAAGGGGCTCGCGGAGTGTGATGTGATGGTCCTTTCGCACGGCCACTCCGACCACGCGGGCGACGCCGTGGCCATCGCGCGGCGCACGGGCGCGCGCGTCGTGGCCATCTACGAGCTTGCCAGCCTGCTGGAAGCGCGAGGCGTCAGGAGCACCGTGCCGATGAACATCGGCGGCAGAGTCGACGTGGACGGAATAGGCGTGACTCTCGTTCGCGCCTTCCACTCGAGCAGCATGGCTGATGGCGACCGGCCAATCTACGCGGGCGAAGCGGCCGGCTATGTCGTGCGCCTCGAGAACGGCCTCGCGATCTACCATGCCGGCGACACGACGCTCTACGGCGACATGGCGCTGATCGGGGAGCTCCACCATCCCGCGCTCGCCCTGGTGCCGATCGGGGACACCTTCACGATGGGCCCGGAGGAGGCGGCGAGGGCGGTGCGCCTTGTCGGCGCGCAGCACGCCATCCCCATGCACTACGGTACCTTTCCGGCGCTCACGGGCACGCCCGAGCGCTTCCGCGCGGCTCTCGCGGAGACGCCCGCGGTGCGCGTGCACGTGATGGAGCCGGGCGAGACG